One window of Brevibacillus choshinensis genomic DNA carries:
- a CDS encoding stage II sporulation protein M, translating into MDVTSFWHRHKASWAELEQLVERFTKQPRKIHADEIDKLTLLYKKTSAHLAYIRTFHPTDEVTLYLNQLVSRAHNLTYKQQGTSWYQLKHFFGSYLLLLIRQRMGFIGMAALLFLIGGIAGFAAVMVDPLNLYVVLPQGMAEQINPTQLGAGHDSVNSPVLSTMIMTNNMKVAMLAFVGGITLGILPIYLLLFNGLLVGALAAVYAQADSSYAFWAYILPHGVIELTAIFIAGGAGLHMGYRMLVPGRYNRKHQFLIAAKESAQLLLATLPLLVVAGVIEGYITPSSLSLETKYGVALLTLVALVGWYAWGISLKRALTRHPSI; encoded by the coding sequence ATGGATGTTACCTCATTTTGGCATCGACATAAAGCCTCGTGGGCTGAGTTGGAGCAATTGGTCGAACGGTTCACAAAGCAACCGCGAAAGATACATGCAGATGAGATCGACAAGCTTACGTTGCTGTATAAGAAGACGTCAGCGCATCTCGCCTACATCCGCACGTTTCACCCGACAGACGAAGTCACGCTGTATCTCAACCAGCTTGTATCCCGAGCGCATAACCTGACATACAAACAACAGGGAACTAGTTGGTATCAATTAAAGCACTTCTTTGGCAGCTATCTCTTGCTGCTGATTCGACAACGAATGGGGTTTATCGGCATGGCAGCCCTTTTATTTCTCATCGGTGGAATAGCTGGTTTCGCTGCTGTCATGGTAGATCCGTTGAACTTGTATGTCGTCCTTCCGCAAGGGATGGCCGAACAAATCAATCCGACTCAGCTGGGAGCAGGACACGACTCTGTGAACAGCCCCGTCCTCTCTACCATGATCATGACCAATAACATGAAGGTTGCCATGTTAGCCTTTGTTGGTGGCATAACACTAGGGATTCTCCCCATCTACTTGCTGTTGTTCAACGGTCTACTGGTGGGTGCCTTGGCTGCTGTATATGCCCAAGCTGACAGTAGCTACGCCTTTTGGGCTTACATACTACCCCATGGTGTCATCGAGCTGACAGCCATATTTATTGCAGGGGGCGCTGGACTCCATATGGGATACAGAATGCTCGTGCCTGGGCGGTATAACCGCAAGCATCAATTTCTCATAGCTGCCAAAGAATCCGCTCAATTATTGCTCGCGACACTCCCCCTGCTCGTTGTCGCCGGTGTCATTGAAGGCTACATTACACCTTCTAGCCTTTCCTTGGAAACCAAGTATGGGGTTGCCTTACTTACCTTGGTAGCTCTTGTTGGCTGGTATGCTTGGGGGATTAGCCTAAAACGCGCACTTACAAGGCATCCCTCGATTTGA
- a CDS encoding NAD-dependent epimerase/dehydratase family protein, giving the protein MKKVLVLGGTRFFGKRLVHLLVAAGADVTVATRGMTDVELPPQVKRLTLDRDDPASLAAAGEQEWDIVYDNICYSSKNALEACDVFRGKVGKYVLTSTLSVYDFSEEGLKEEAFDPYTYDIQPATRDKVTYQEGKRQAEAVFFQQTEFPVVAVRFPIVLAEDDYTKRLHFHVEHIQEERPIGIANPQAIMCFIHAQEAAEFLQWVGATTLTGPVNACSHGTIRQQTLMEDIADVVGKPAQLVAEKDAADFSPFAFPASFYMDNEKAAAAGFSFWKLEAWLPKLIQTISTTKSEHKV; this is encoded by the coding sequence TTGAAGAAAGTACTCGTTTTAGGCGGAACCCGTTTTTTTGGAAAAAGATTGGTGCATCTGTTGGTGGCGGCAGGAGCAGATGTGACGGTGGCGACCAGAGGGATGACGGATGTCGAGCTTCCCCCTCAAGTTAAGCGTTTGACCCTGGATCGAGATGATCCGGCGTCTCTGGCAGCTGCGGGGGAACAGGAATGGGATATCGTTTACGATAATATTTGCTATTCCTCAAAAAATGCGCTGGAAGCCTGCGACGTTTTCCGAGGGAAAGTAGGCAAGTACGTGTTGACCTCCACGCTTTCCGTGTATGATTTCTCGGAGGAGGGTCTGAAGGAAGAGGCATTTGATCCTTATACGTATGACATTCAGCCTGCGACGAGAGACAAGGTCACTTATCAGGAAGGGAAACGTCAAGCAGAAGCAGTGTTTTTTCAGCAGACAGAGTTCCCGGTTGTAGCTGTGCGGTTTCCTATCGTTTTGGCAGAGGATGACTATACCAAGCGACTGCACTTCCATGTCGAGCATATTCAAGAAGAACGTCCGATCGGGATTGCGAATCCGCAAGCAATCATGTGCTTTATTCATGCACAGGAGGCAGCGGAGTTCTTACAATGGGTGGGGGCAACGACTTTGACAGGTCCGGTAAATGCCTGCTCACATGGAACCATTCGCCAGCAGACTTTGATGGAGGACATTGCTGACGTAGTTGGCAAACCGGCTCAACTGGTAGCCGAAAAAGATGCTGCCGACTTTTCGCCCTTTGCTTTCCCTGCCTCGTTTTATATGGATAACGAAAAGGCAGCAGCAGCGGGATTCTCTTTTTGGAAGCTAGAGGCTTGGCTTCCTAAACTGATTCAGACAATTTCCACAACAAAATCAGAGCATAAAGTGTGA
- a CDS encoding DUF58 domain-containing protein: MTKSSTRRWPLFRYLADILQDRFLLPTKRLIMLLFLGTPIAVAGYLLGTGYQGFWMYNGLIVLACLIDWFTLPRRTDLSLQRTIPEQTDLGHSFQVGIRLHNKSGQFLGYSIVDDLPITFKEAGLLQGQMEGTEADITYSTQGNERGQYLFQWVYMRWQGRVGLWWRQSRFSAEQSIRVYPDLSAVRGYLASLQDSLIVDGKKIMRRARAGSEFHAIREYGYDDDPRMINWSASARTRRLMTNQYRPEQGKVVTIMLDCGRLMGVEWNGRTRLDSTLEAAMTLAAVALRQGDQVALLVYSNVIKTYIPPGKGLRHLHVLLEATYDLRSDFVESDPAKALEYLYRQQKKRSLMVLFSDMENYLVEDQLGGHLWRLRRSHLLLLLSLADPLLHGWSKGETASSHIAYVKAVAQRFQLDRRAFQQKMTGAGIQVLDVPADQLTVTLINTYLEIKSRDAL, encoded by the coding sequence GTGACCAAATCATCGACGAGACGTTGGCCGCTATTCCGGTACCTCGCTGATATACTGCAAGATCGCTTTCTTTTGCCAACGAAGCGATTGATTATGCTGCTGTTTCTGGGTACACCGATCGCAGTAGCCGGATATCTGCTGGGGACGGGATATCAAGGGTTTTGGATGTACAATGGTTTGATCGTTTTAGCCTGCCTGATTGACTGGTTTACGCTGCCGCGAAGGACAGATTTGAGCCTGCAAAGAACGATACCAGAACAGACGGATTTGGGTCATTCCTTTCAGGTAGGGATCCGCTTGCATAATAAAAGCGGTCAATTCCTTGGATATTCGATCGTAGACGATCTGCCGATTACCTTTAAAGAGGCTGGTCTGCTCCAAGGACAGATGGAAGGAACAGAGGCGGATATTACGTATTCCACTCAAGGGAACGAGCGGGGACAATACCTGTTTCAATGGGTGTATATGCGTTGGCAGGGACGGGTCGGGCTCTGGTGGAGACAGAGTAGGTTTTCGGCAGAACAGTCCATCCGCGTATATCCGGATTTGTCAGCGGTTCGAGGATATTTAGCTTCACTGCAAGATAGTCTGATTGTGGATGGGAAAAAGATTATGCGCAGGGCAAGGGCTGGATCAGAATTTCACGCCATTCGGGAATACGGCTATGACGATGACCCTAGGATGATCAATTGGTCGGCTTCAGCTCGCACGCGGAGACTGATGACCAATCAGTATCGGCCCGAGCAAGGAAAAGTCGTGACGATCATGCTGGACTGTGGAAGGCTGATGGGAGTGGAGTGGAATGGCCGAACACGACTTGACTCGACGCTAGAGGCAGCGATGACCTTGGCTGCAGTCGCTTTGCGACAAGGAGATCAGGTCGCGCTGCTCGTATACTCAAATGTAATCAAAACGTACATTCCTCCAGGGAAAGGTCTACGGCATTTGCACGTCTTGCTGGAGGCAACGTATGATTTACGCAGTGATTTTGTCGAGTCTGACCCTGCAAAAGCGTTGGAATATTTGTATCGTCAGCAGAAGAAAAGAAGTCTGATGGTTCTCTTTTCTGATATGGAAAACTACTTGGTGGAAGATCAATTGGGTGGTCATCTGTGGAGATTGCGACGTTCTCACTTACTCCTGTTGCTTAGTCTAGCAGATCCGCTGCTGCATGGGTGGAGTAAAGGGGAAACGGCGAGTAGCCATATCGCCTACGTAAAAGCGGTGGCGCAACGATTTCAACTGGATCGCAGAGCCTTCCAACAAAAAATGACCGGCGCGGGCATCCAGGTGCTGGATGTTCCGGCCGATCAGCTGACAGTGACCTTGATCAATACTTATCTGGAAATCAAATCGAGGGATGCCTTGTAA
- a CDS encoding threonine aldolase family protein produces the protein MSTTKQLAETYKNSKYQVPGHGPRNIHVLQNALAELDGNLESDIYGKGQVIEEFEKKLAAILGKETAVFFPSGTMAQQIALRIWCDQKSVKKVAYHPLSHLEIHEEDGLKKLHLIESVLLADKTRLIRLEDVKNMDTDVACLLLELPQREIGGELPEYEELVAISEFCREKEIKLQLDGARLFEVLPYYQKSAAEICQLFDSIYVSFYKGIGGLAGSILAGDEEFTKEAKVWKRRHGGDLISLYPYILSADYYFEQRKNRFPQYYEQAKELASFYNGCHGITTRPVVPVSNMFHVHLPFPKETLEPVFQAVYEQAGVGLAMALHAVDEASCYFEVSVGDNYGGIPKEALQHAFRVLDEKMKEV, from the coding sequence ATGAGCACAACAAAACAGCTGGCTGAAACCTACAAGAACAGCAAGTATCAAGTGCCGGGACATGGACCACGAAACATTCACGTTCTGCAAAATGCGCTGGCAGAGCTGGATGGGAATCTGGAAAGCGACATCTACGGGAAGGGACAAGTGATTGAAGAATTCGAAAAGAAGCTGGCTGCGATCTTAGGAAAAGAGACAGCCGTGTTTTTCCCAAGTGGAACAATGGCTCAGCAAATTGCCCTGCGCATTTGGTGTGATCAAAAGTCTGTTAAAAAAGTGGCGTATCATCCACTCTCTCATCTGGAAATTCACGAAGAGGATGGGCTAAAAAAGCTGCATCTGATTGAATCCGTCTTGCTCGCAGACAAGACCCGGTTGATTCGACTGGAAGATGTGAAAAATATGGACACCGACGTCGCTTGTCTATTGCTGGAATTGCCGCAACGTGAGATCGGTGGTGAATTGCCAGAATATGAAGAATTGGTAGCAATCTCCGAGTTTTGCCGAGAAAAAGAAATCAAGCTGCAGCTAGATGGTGCCCGTCTATTTGAAGTCCTCCCTTACTATCAGAAGTCCGCTGCCGAAATCTGCCAGTTGTTTGACAGCATTTATGTTTCCTTTTACAAAGGAATCGGGGGACTTGCAGGTTCGATCCTGGCCGGAGATGAGGAATTTACAAAAGAAGCAAAGGTCTGGAAGCGGCGTCATGGGGGAGACCTGATCAGCTTGTATCCGTACATTCTCAGTGCAGACTATTACTTCGAGCAAAGAAAGAATCGTTTTCCACAATACTATGAACAGGCAAAAGAGCTGGCGAGCTTTTACAATGGATGTCATGGGATCACTACCCGCCCCGTTGTGCCCGTCTCCAACATGTTTCACGTCCATCTGCCATTCCCGAAAGAGACGCTTGAACCCGTGTTTCAGGCGGTCTATGAACAAGCAGGGGTAGGCCTTGCGATGGCTCTTCATGCCGTCGATGAGGCAAGCTGCTACTTTGAGGTGAGTGTCGGTGATAATTACGGAGGCATCCCGAAAGAAGCGCTGCAACATGCTTTCCGCGTGCTTGATGAGAAAATGAAAGAAGTTTAG
- a CDS encoding RDD family protein yields the protein MIEPTQQHHERETSIVTPEHVLLRFQTAGMGSRAAAMMIDFAILFLVNLTVFIVFGLVIFGKDSEFFLETENMALAIVILVVFVLNFGYFLLQEAFWSGQTIGKRLMGLRVMRDNGQPITFLGATIRNVFRIVDGLPMGYFLGALISFFHPQDKRLGDLVAGTIVVVESGRPARPSRKKATQPSLQKHDYPQVLELDERQKQLITREDWQLLSSFIERMSSLSPDKRKELGTQVASLLAKKLGVQDEPLVRNDPIVFLHFLHRILQKEWKLGSS from the coding sequence ATGATTGAACCAACGCAACAGCATCATGAGCGCGAAACATCGATCGTGACTCCTGAGCACGTGTTGCTCCGCTTCCAGACAGCGGGTATGGGTAGTCGGGCAGCTGCTATGATGATTGACTTCGCGATTCTTTTCTTGGTTAATCTTACTGTATTCATCGTGTTTGGCCTAGTCATATTTGGTAAAGATAGCGAATTTTTCCTTGAAACAGAAAATATGGCGTTGGCAATCGTCATCCTCGTTGTCTTTGTCCTTAACTTTGGATACTTTTTGCTTCAGGAAGCATTTTGGTCTGGTCAGACGATAGGCAAACGTCTGATGGGCTTGAGAGTCATGAGAGACAATGGCCAACCGATCACGTTTTTGGGAGCGACGATTCGTAATGTATTTCGAATCGTGGATGGATTGCCGATGGGATACTTCCTCGGTGCGCTGATTTCCTTTTTTCATCCGCAGGACAAACGGCTCGGAGATCTAGTTGCAGGCACGATCGTCGTCGTAGAAAGCGGGCGGCCAGCACGGCCATCTCGTAAAAAAGCTACGCAGCCATCTTTGCAAAAGCACGATTATCCGCAGGTGCTCGAGCTGGATGAACGTCAAAAGCAGTTGATAACACGCGAGGACTGGCAGTTGCTCTCGTCCTTTATCGAGCGCATGTCTTCCCTATCCCCTGATAAGAGAAAAGAACTCGGTACACAAGTAGCCAGCCTGCTGGCAAAAAAGCTAGGTGTGCAGGATGAACCGCTGGTCAGGAATGATCCGATTGTTTTCCTCCACTTCTTGCATAGGATTTTGCAAAAAGAATGGAAGCTCGGTTCTTCATGA
- a CDS encoding M15 family metallopeptidase, with amino-acid sequence MKRNHTTGLALVAALSAALLGGCEAPSLSNLLSGEKSQASAAPTDSSSGQTATPEQQEASAVKNKQPSLEETIQMVDGVPTVTNPTEMTVVVNKQRALPSDYIPSDLVEPNVPFPFDEKVEKRMMRAEAAGALEKLFAQAKEQGIELYAVSGYRSYRTQKSLFDTYVKTQGADHAAAYSAVPGKSEHQTGLAMDVSGVDAQTRLEESFADTPEGQWLAANCAPFGFIIRYVKGKEDITGYAYEPWHLRYVGKEIAQEIMSKGITLEDYFKESGSAQKQ; translated from the coding sequence ATGAAAAGAAATCATACTACTGGTCTTGCTCTCGTCGCAGCATTATCAGCAGCCCTATTAGGTGGATGTGAAGCACCATCGCTCAGCAACCTGTTGTCAGGAGAAAAGTCTCAGGCTTCTGCAGCACCGACTGACTCCTCTTCAGGTCAGACAGCCACACCTGAGCAACAGGAGGCTAGCGCTGTAAAAAATAAACAGCCTTCATTGGAGGAAACCATACAAATGGTGGATGGTGTGCCTACGGTGACCAATCCGACGGAAATGACTGTAGTTGTGAATAAACAGCGAGCGTTGCCTTCTGATTATATTCCTTCTGATCTCGTTGAACCGAATGTACCGTTCCCCTTTGACGAGAAAGTAGAGAAGCGGATGATGCGCGCGGAAGCAGCGGGTGCTCTCGAAAAATTGTTTGCGCAAGCGAAAGAGCAAGGCATCGAGCTCTATGCCGTTTCAGGCTATCGTTCGTACCGTACGCAAAAATCCTTGTTTGATACGTACGTGAAAACGCAAGGAGCTGATCACGCGGCTGCGTACAGTGCGGTTCCAGGTAAGAGTGAACACCAGACTGGTCTTGCTATGGATGTCTCCGGAGTCGACGCTCAGACTCGATTGGAAGAGTCATTCGCGGATACGCCAGAAGGCCAATGGCTCGCGGCTAACTGTGCGCCATTCGGATTTATTATCCGCTATGTGAAAGGGAAAGAAGACATTACAGGGTATGCGTATGAGCCGTGGCACCTGCGTTACGTAGGAAAAGAAATCGCGCAGGAGATCATGAGCAAAGGCATTACGCTGGAAGATTACTTTAAAGAATCTGGATCCGCTCAAAAACAATAG
- the ggt gene encoding gamma-glutamyltransferase: MKKVRLFALSLLTVATFAFPAQAKVPGVPVGVDGATKGIVAVSHPAAAQVGMDILAKGGNAVDAAAAIQLALNVAEPYMSGMGGGGFMMIYLKDQNKVTVFDSREVAPAGAKPNMFLQEDGKPIPFDERHTTGQAVGIPGTLLGVEKALKSYGTMKLPDVIEPAIDLAAKGVRVNWVTADNIKNSLDKLQKHETAAKVFAPDGVPLKEGDVLVQPDLAKTLQLVHDKGTNAFYNGEIGQALVQEVQRTGGSLTLQDLKAYTVKEREPVRGTFRGYEVVTMGPPSSGGLTMLQILKLMEGYDNQKDGFGSVAYLHHLIEANHLAYADRAAYMADEDVYPVPKQGLINEEYIKERRALISDDTVNTKVQAGDPWKYDPGKKPVVAMNFSDPSPVKQTTHFSVMDQWGNLVSYTTTIEDVFGSGIMVPGYGFMLNNELTDFDAVPGGVNQVEPGKRPRSSMTPTIVLKDGKPFLAVGSPGGSTIIASVSQTILNVIDHGMEIQDAIVAPRIFSSAYPAVTWEAGLDQDVILQLLAIGHSFAEKPTNIGNVQAIVYDLETGKMYGGADNTRQGTVLGVDAVAYTTVQPEAQQEELTGPFVLEVNGLVYPYKADQKRMVNGTAYIQAEKLLLGLNGDFATFREKAVAIDGIGFLPVKKVAEALGYTVEWNATERTLHLQK; the protein is encoded by the coding sequence ATGAAAAAGGTAAGGCTGTTTGCCCTTTCGCTTCTCACGGTTGCGACATTTGCATTTCCAGCTCAGGCGAAGGTGCCGGGTGTACCTGTAGGTGTAGATGGAGCGACGAAAGGGATCGTAGCCGTATCGCATCCAGCAGCAGCCCAAGTCGGCATGGACATCTTGGCGAAGGGAGGAAACGCGGTGGATGCTGCCGCCGCTATACAGCTTGCACTGAACGTAGCAGAGCCGTATATGTCTGGTATGGGCGGCGGCGGTTTCATGATGATTTACCTCAAGGATCAGAACAAGGTCACGGTGTTTGACAGCAGGGAAGTAGCACCTGCTGGGGCGAAACCGAATATGTTCCTGCAGGAGGACGGCAAACCGATTCCGTTTGATGAGAGGCACACGACTGGACAGGCGGTAGGGATACCTGGAACATTGCTCGGCGTAGAAAAAGCACTTAAAAGCTACGGTACCATGAAGCTGCCTGATGTCATCGAACCTGCGATTGATTTGGCAGCAAAAGGTGTGCGTGTGAACTGGGTAACTGCGGATAACATCAAGAACTCACTCGATAAATTACAGAAACATGAAACAGCGGCAAAGGTATTTGCACCAGACGGCGTGCCATTAAAAGAGGGAGACGTCTTGGTACAGCCAGATTTGGCGAAAACGCTCCAATTGGTACACGATAAGGGAACGAACGCTTTTTACAACGGGGAGATCGGTCAAGCACTGGTGCAGGAGGTACAGCGGACAGGTGGGTCCTTGACCTTGCAGGACTTGAAAGCCTATACGGTAAAGGAGAGGGAGCCTGTTCGAGGCACGTTCCGCGGTTATGAAGTCGTCACGATGGGACCGCCTAGCTCCGGAGGCTTGACGATGCTGCAAATCTTAAAGCTGATGGAGGGCTATGACAACCAGAAGGATGGCTTTGGTTCTGTCGCTTATTTGCACCATCTGATTGAGGCCAATCACCTCGCCTATGCGGATCGTGCGGCTTACATGGCAGACGAAGATGTGTATCCGGTGCCCAAACAAGGCTTGATCAACGAAGAGTACATCAAAGAACGCCGAGCACTCATCAGTGACGATACGGTCAATACAAAGGTGCAGGCAGGAGATCCGTGGAAATACGATCCTGGGAAAAAGCCTGTCGTCGCCATGAACTTCAGCGATCCTTCGCCTGTGAAGCAAACCACTCATTTTTCCGTTATGGACCAATGGGGCAATCTCGTTTCCTACACGACCACCATTGAGGATGTGTTTGGTAGCGGGATCATGGTGCCGGGATATGGATTCATGCTAAATAACGAGCTCACTGACTTCGATGCTGTTCCAGGGGGTGTCAATCAAGTAGAGCCTGGAAAGCGACCGCGTTCGAGTATGACTCCGACGATCGTTTTGAAGGATGGAAAGCCGTTTCTGGCAGTGGGCTCACCAGGCGGGTCAACCATTATCGCTTCCGTCTCGCAAACGATTCTAAATGTCATCGATCATGGCATGGAGATTCAGGATGCGATCGTGGCACCGCGAATTTTCTCTAGCGCTTACCCGGCAGTGACATGGGAGGCTGGCTTGGATCAGGATGTCATTCTGCAGCTTCTGGCAATAGGACACAGCTTTGCGGAGAAGCCGACGAATATCGGCAATGTTCAGGCGATTGTGTACGACTTGGAGACAGGAAAAATGTACGGGGGAGCAGACAACACGCGGCAAGGAACGGTTCTCGGTGTCGACGCTGTTGCCTACACGACGGTACAACCCGAAGCGCAACAAGAGGAATTGACGGGGCCATTCGTGCTTGAAGTGAACGGACTGGTTTATCCATACAAGGCGGATCAGAAGCGCATGGTGAATGGAACCGCATATATTCAGGCAGAAAAGCTGCTGCTCGGCTTGAATGGAGACTTTGCAACATTCAGGGAGAAAGCAGTCGCGATCGATGGGATAGGATTCTTGCCGGTTAAAAAAGTTGCTGAAGCATTGGGCTATACGGTGGAATGGAATGCTACGGAACGAACGCTACACTTGCAAAAATAA
- a CDS encoding phosphodiester glycosidase family protein: MLGKVNRLFAFLLAPALGFLVAFSWANPVDKLQVEALKLPIEQSHEQATALREKLDETREQISNAEELIDDIRDRTEKEKKDYEQQNEHINSLLAASKSQTQKSADVLDTILSNMLGNPIGQSFGKNSTVKVYSLEEAGYRGYMAKVRLNDPKALKMVLANNSVKSKGETTSHAGKRTGAVLAINAGGFMTDKSGYVTPLGITVVDGKIRTFSNNSNLSFVGFNNKGHLVGTKITTQQQISQQGILQGASFLPRLLQDGKRLAIPRGWANARQPRTLIGHFDNGDLLVIVIDGRREGWSNGVTLEEAQRKLQEFHVVDAYNLDGGGSSAFYYKGKLMNKPSGGKERPVVSNLVIMP, encoded by the coding sequence GTGCTTGGTAAAGTAAACCGATTGTTTGCGTTTCTGCTGGCGCCGGCGCTGGGGTTTTTGGTTGCTTTTTCATGGGCCAATCCGGTGGACAAGCTCCAGGTAGAGGCTCTGAAACTGCCAATAGAGCAGTCACATGAACAGGCGACAGCGCTTCGTGAAAAACTGGATGAGACCCGTGAGCAGATCAGTAATGCCGAAGAACTAATTGATGATATTCGCGATCGAACAGAAAAGGAAAAGAAAGATTACGAGCAGCAAAATGAGCATATCAACAGCTTGTTGGCAGCGAGTAAATCACAAACGCAAAAATCCGCAGATGTGTTGGATACGATCTTGTCCAACATGCTAGGGAATCCCATCGGACAATCATTTGGCAAAAATTCTACGGTGAAAGTGTACTCTCTGGAGGAAGCTGGATATCGTGGATACATGGCCAAGGTGCGGCTCAATGATCCCAAGGCATTAAAAATGGTCCTCGCCAACAATTCAGTCAAGAGTAAGGGCGAAACGACCAGTCATGCAGGCAAACGTACGGGAGCCGTCTTGGCGATCAACGCTGGTGGATTTATGACGGATAAGAGCGGGTACGTAACCCCTCTTGGAATTACGGTTGTTGACGGGAAGATTCGTACCTTTTCAAACAATTCGAATTTGAGTTTCGTCGGATTTAACAACAAAGGCCACCTCGTCGGAACGAAGATTACTACCCAACAGCAAATTTCCCAGCAAGGCATTTTGCAAGGGGCCAGCTTCCTCCCGCGACTTCTGCAGGATGGTAAACGTTTGGCGATTCCTCGTGGATGGGCGAATGCCCGTCAGCCGCGTACATTGATCGGTCACTTCGACAATGGAGATTTACTGGTGATTGTGATCGACGGCAGACGCGAAGGCTGGAGTAATGGTGTTACCTTGGAAGAAGCTCAGAGAAAACTACAGGAGTTCCACGTCGTCGATGCCTACAATCTCGACGGTGGCGGCTCCAGCGCTTTCTATTACAAAGGCAAATTGATGAACAAGCCTTCGGGTGGTAAAGAACGCCCGGTCGTCAGCAATCTGGTCATCATGCCGTAA